Proteins co-encoded in one Azospirillum brasilense genomic window:
- a CDS encoding sensor domain-containing diguanylate cyclase, whose translation MLSSATRIVGLYTVLATAWVVGSDRLLDAAGLGEVVLIQNVKGTAFVLFTALALWGFLRQEFKRRARSEDALRSTLQRLAQSEADLRSVIEKLPDSFFRTDLDGRVSMASPQFAREFGLAPETVIGTRIADHYVEENGRAKFLAALEEAGGEVRDHRMPMRRRDGTVFWISANAYIRRDPDGRPIGIEGIARDTTAQHHLEERLRYLAGHDALTGLCNRIRFEDRLEHAIARAKREDRSFALLFLDLDGFKEVNDTHGHHKGDEVLVTTAQRLSGALRHSDTTARIGGDEFAVLLEGDISVENARAVAEKVIDAIDRPLPGLDLSVSASVGMAFYPSDGADAGVLLRCADQAMYRAKRLGKNRLELGTA comes from the coding sequence ATGCTCTCTTCGGCAACCCGAATCGTCGGCCTGTACACGGTCCTCGCCACCGCCTGGGTGGTGGGGTCCGACCGCCTTTTGGACGCCGCCGGGTTGGGCGAGGTGGTGCTGATCCAGAACGTCAAGGGCACGGCCTTCGTCCTGTTCACCGCCCTGGCGTTGTGGGGGTTCCTGCGCCAGGAATTCAAGCGGCGCGCCCGGTCGGAGGATGCCCTGCGCTCGACGCTGCAACGGCTGGCCCAGTCGGAGGCCGATCTCCGCTCGGTCATCGAGAAGCTGCCGGATTCCTTCTTCCGCACCGACCTGGACGGCCGGGTCAGCATGGCCTCCCCCCAGTTCGCGCGGGAGTTCGGGCTGGCTCCCGAAACGGTGATCGGCACCCGCATCGCCGACCACTACGTGGAGGAGAACGGGCGCGCCAAGTTCCTGGCGGCCTTGGAGGAAGCGGGCGGCGAGGTCCGCGACCACCGCATGCCGATGCGGCGGCGGGACGGCACCGTCTTCTGGATTTCCGCCAACGCCTACATCCGCCGCGATCCCGACGGGCGGCCCATCGGGATCGAGGGAATCGCCCGCGATACCACCGCCCAGCATCATCTGGAGGAGCGCCTGCGCTACCTCGCCGGGCACGACGCGCTGACCGGCCTGTGCAACCGCATCCGCTTCGAGGACCGGCTGGAGCACGCCATCGCCCGCGCCAAGCGCGAGGACAGGAGCTTCGCCCTGCTCTTCCTCGACCTCGACGGGTTCAAGGAGGTCAACGACACCCACGGTCACCACAAGGGCGACGAGGTGCTGGTGACCACCGCGCAGCGCCTGTCCGGCGCGCTGCGCCACAGCGACACCACCGCCCGCATCGGCGGCGACGAGTTCGCCGTTCTGCTGGAGGGCGACATCTCCGTCGAGAACGCCCGGGCCGTGGCGGAAAAGGTCATCGACGCCATCGACCGGCCCCTGCCCGGCCTTGACCTGTCGGTGTCGGCCAGCGTCGGCATGGCCTTCTACCCGTCGGATGGCGCCGACGCCGGCGTTCTGCTGCGCTGCGCCGATCAGGCCATGTACCGCGCCAAGCGCCTGGGCAAGAATCGGCTGGAACTGGGCACCGCCTGA
- a CDS encoding Tex family protein, giving the protein MPSTSISQRIADELAVRESQVAAAVKLLDEGSTVPFIARYRKEATGGLDDTQLRTLEERLSYLRELEDRREAILSSVREQDKLTPELELQIRQADTKTRLEDLYLPYKPKRRTKAQIAREAGLEPLADRLLADPTLRPDAEAAGFVSADKGVADVKAALDGARHILVERFGEDAELVGKLRGAMADKGVVTAKVIEEKRAEGAKFSDYFEFDEPWAKVPSHRALALFRGRTQGVLDIRLDLPVEEGQPHPAERTIAAHTGIRDQGRPADKWLSDVVRWTWKLKIGPHVETDLMGDLRERAEDEAIRVFARNLHDLLLAAPAGPRTTIGLDPGIRTGVKVAVVDATGKLVDTATVYPHQPKNDWDGSIAAIAALAVRHKAELISIGNGTASRETDKLVADLFKRHPELKLTKLVVSEAGASVYSASETAAAEFPKLDVSLRGAVSIARRLQDPLAELVKIEPKSIGVGQYQHDVSGGKLARSLDAVVEDCVNAVGVDLNTASVPLLTRVSGLNETIARNIVEHRDRNGAFRSRKQLLDVARLGPKTFEQAAGFLRIREGDNPLDTSAVHPEAYPLVERILKKTGKDLGSVIGDARFLRGLNAEDFTDERFGVPTIEDILKELEKPGRDPRPEFKTATFQEGVEELKDLQTGMVLEGVVTNVTAFGAFVDIGVHQDGLVHISQLSTSFVKDPHTVVKAGDIVKVKVLEVDIPRKRIGLTMRLTDAAPRPERGQGRGEGPRGEGQRGDDKRRDDRRGPPPGKGGSAPKPAVAPKPAKAPEPINNAFAEAFARAQAGKKR; this is encoded by the coding sequence ATGCCGTCCACGTCCATCAGCCAACGCATCGCCGACGAGCTTGCGGTCCGTGAATCCCAGGTCGCTGCGGCCGTCAAGCTGCTCGACGAAGGATCGACCGTTCCCTTCATCGCCCGTTACCGCAAGGAAGCCACGGGCGGGCTCGACGACACGCAGTTGCGCACGCTGGAGGAACGCCTGTCCTACCTGCGCGAGTTGGAGGACCGGCGCGAAGCGATCCTGTCCTCCGTCCGCGAGCAGGACAAGCTGACGCCGGAGCTGGAGCTGCAAATCCGTCAGGCCGACACCAAGACGCGCCTGGAAGACCTCTACCTGCCCTACAAGCCGAAGCGCCGCACCAAGGCGCAGATCGCCCGCGAGGCTGGGCTGGAGCCGCTGGCCGACCGGCTGCTCGCCGACCCGACGCTTCGGCCGGATGCCGAGGCCGCCGGCTTCGTCAGCGCCGACAAGGGCGTCGCCGACGTCAAGGCGGCGCTCGACGGCGCCCGCCACATCCTGGTGGAGCGCTTCGGCGAGGATGCCGAGCTGGTCGGCAAGCTGCGCGGCGCCATGGCCGACAAGGGCGTGGTGACGGCCAAGGTGATCGAGGAGAAACGGGCGGAAGGCGCCAAGTTCTCCGATTACTTTGAGTTCGACGAGCCCTGGGCGAAGGTGCCCTCGCACCGCGCGCTGGCGCTGTTCCGCGGCCGGACGCAGGGCGTGCTGGACATCCGCCTGGACCTGCCGGTCGAGGAAGGACAGCCCCACCCGGCCGAGCGCACCATCGCCGCCCACACCGGCATCCGCGACCAGGGCCGCCCGGCCGACAAGTGGCTGTCCGACGTGGTGCGCTGGACCTGGAAGCTGAAGATCGGCCCGCATGTCGAGACCGATTTGATGGGCGATCTTCGCGAGCGCGCGGAGGACGAGGCCATCCGCGTCTTCGCCCGCAACCTGCACGATCTGCTGCTCGCCGCGCCCGCCGGCCCACGCACCACCATCGGCCTCGACCCCGGCATCCGCACCGGCGTGAAGGTCGCCGTGGTTGACGCCACGGGCAAGCTGGTCGACACCGCCACCGTCTACCCGCACCAGCCGAAGAACGACTGGGACGGCTCCATCGCCGCCATCGCCGCACTGGCGGTGCGCCACAAAGCGGAGCTGATCTCCATCGGCAATGGCACGGCAAGCCGCGAGACGGACAAGCTGGTCGCCGACCTGTTCAAGCGCCACCCGGAGCTGAAGCTCACCAAGCTGGTGGTCAGCGAGGCGGGCGCGTCGGTCTATTCGGCCTCCGAGACCGCGGCGGCGGAGTTCCCGAAGCTGGACGTCAGCCTGCGCGGCGCCGTGTCCATCGCCCGCCGCCTCCAGGACCCGCTGGCCGAACTGGTGAAGATCGAGCCGAAATCCATCGGCGTCGGCCAGTACCAGCACGACGTGTCCGGCGGCAAGCTCGCCCGCTCGCTGGACGCGGTGGTGGAGGACTGCGTGAACGCGGTCGGCGTCGACCTGAACACGGCGTCCGTTCCGCTGCTGACCCGGGTGTCCGGCCTGAACGAGACGATCGCCCGCAACATCGTGGAGCATCGCGACCGCAACGGCGCCTTCCGCTCACGCAAGCAGCTGCTCGACGTGGCGCGCCTCGGCCCGAAGACCTTCGAGCAGGCCGCCGGCTTCCTGCGCATCCGCGAGGGCGACAACCCGCTGGACACTTCCGCCGTCCACCCCGAGGCCTATCCGCTGGTCGAGCGCATCCTGAAGAAGACCGGCAAGGATCTCGGCAGCGTCATCGGCGACGCCCGCTTCCTGCGTGGACTGAACGCCGAGGACTTCACCGACGAGCGGTTCGGCGTGCCGACCATCGAGGACATCCTGAAGGAGCTTGAGAAGCCGGGCCGCGATCCGCGTCCGGAATTCAAGACCGCCACCTTCCAGGAAGGGGTCGAGGAGCTGAAGGATCTCCAGACCGGCATGGTTCTGGAAGGGGTGGTGACCAACGTCACCGCCTTCGGCGCCTTCGTGGACATCGGCGTGCACCAGGACGGGCTGGTCCACATCTCGCAGCTGTCCACCAGCTTCGTGAAGGACCCGCACACCGTCGTGAAGGCCGGCGACATCGTGAAGGTCAAGGTGCTGGAGGTGGACATCCCGCGCAAGCGCATCGGGCTGACCATGCGGCTGACCGACGCCGCCCCGCGGCCGGAGCGGGGCCAGGGCCGGGGAGAGGGCCCGCGGGGAGAAGGCCAGCGTGGCGACGACAAGCGCCGGGACGACCGCCGCGGCCCGCCGCCCGGCAAGGGCGGCTCGGCTCCGAAGCCGGCCGTCGCCCCCAAGCCGGCCAAGGCGCCGGAGCCCATCAACAACGCCTTCGCCGAAGCCTTCGCGCGGGCGCAGGCCGGAAAGAAGCGGTAA
- a CDS encoding LysE family translocator, whose product MDGSVLALLSVLGALAIGAISPGPSFVLVARTSIAVSRAAGVAAAVGMGAGGVVFATLALLGLHALLIQVGWLYLILKVAGGFYLVHLAVRIWRGAAEPVRVPDGAAKSHGILRSFGIGLATQVSNPKTAIVYASIFAALLPASPPAWVLLALPPAVFLVETGWYAIVAVAFSAGRPRAAYLRSKAWIDRLAASVIGALGIRLVMDAAKPS is encoded by the coding sequence ATGGATGGATCCGTTCTTGCCCTTCTGAGCGTTCTCGGCGCCCTCGCCATCGGCGCCATCAGCCCCGGCCCGAGCTTTGTCCTGGTGGCGCGCACCTCCATCGCCGTGTCTCGTGCCGCGGGTGTTGCCGCCGCCGTCGGCATGGGGGCGGGCGGAGTGGTCTTCGCCACCTTGGCCCTCCTCGGTCTGCACGCCCTGCTGATTCAGGTCGGGTGGCTCTATCTGATCCTGAAAGTCGCGGGCGGCTTTTATCTCGTCCATCTGGCGGTGCGGATCTGGCGGGGAGCGGCGGAGCCTGTCCGCGTTCCGGATGGCGCCGCCAAGTCCCACGGCATCTTGCGCTCCTTCGGGATCGGGCTGGCGACGCAGGTCAGCAATCCGAAGACCGCCATCGTCTACGCCAGCATCTTCGCGGCCCTTCTGCCGGCTTCGCCGCCGGCCTGGGTTCTGCTGGCCCTGCCGCCCGCCGTGTTCCTGGTCGAGACGGGTTGGTACGCCATCGTCGCCGTGGCTTTCTCCGCCGGCCGCCCCCGCGCCGCCTATCTGCGGTCCAAGGCGTGGATCGACCGGCTGGCGGCCTCGGTCATCGGCGCGCTGGGCATTCGGTTGGTGATGGACGCGGCCAAGCCGTCCTGA